Proteins encoded by one window of Drosophila melanogaster chromosome X:
- the CG45486 gene encoding uncharacterized protein gives MSQKKSNISHLVIQCIDAMDGFASKEMILKAVSKATDKKFWKMGRRIDDALDTLIVDGVIRKHNDNYYLNMLEETASDSHCNSGSDSDSD, from the exons atgtcgcaaaaaaaatcgaatattaGCCACCTGGTGATCCAGTGCATCGACGCCATGGATGGCTTTGCCTCCAAGGAGATGATCCTAAAAGCGGTGAGCAAAGCTACAGACAAGAAGTTCTGGAAAATGGGAAGGCGAATTGATGACGCCCTTGATACGCTAATCGTTGATGGTGTGATCCGCAAACATAACGACAactattatttaaacatgCTAGAGGAAACAGCAAGTGACAGTCACTGTAACAGTGGCAGTG attcagattcagattga
- the CG45487 gene encoding uncharacterized protein has protein sequence MSQKKSNISHLVIQCIDAMDGFASKEVILKAVSTATDKKFWKMGRRIDDALDTLIVDGVIRTHNDNYYLNMLEETASASHCNSGSDSDSD, from the exons atgtcgcaaaaaaaatcgaatattaGCCACCTGGTGATCCAGTGCATCGACGCCATGGATGGCTTTGCCTCCAAGGAGGTGATCCTAAAAGCGGTGAGCACAGCTACAGACAAGAAGTTCTGGAAAATGGGAAGGCGAATTGATGACGCCCTTGATACGCTAATCGTTGATGGTGTGATCCGCACACATAACGACAactattatttaaacatgCTAGAGGAAACAGCAAGTGCCAGTCACTGTAACAGTGGCAGTG attcagattcagattga
- the CG45488 gene encoding uncharacterized protein, with amino-acid sequence MSQKKSNISHLVIQCIDAMGGFASKEVILKAVSTATDKKFWKMGRRIDDALDTLIVDGVIRTHNDNYYLNMLEETASASHCNSGSDSDSD; translated from the exons ATGTcgcaaaaaaaatcgaatattaGCCACCTGGTGATCCAGTGCATCGACGCCATGGGTGGCTTTGCCTCCAAGGAGGTGATCCTAAAAGCGGTGAGCACAGCTACAGACAAGAAGTTCTGGAAAATGGGAAGGCGAATTGATGACGCCCTTGATACGCTAATCGTTGATGGTGTGATCCGCACACATAACGACAactattatttaaacatgCTAGAGGAAACAGCAAGTGCCAGTCACTGTAACAGTGGCAGTG attcagattcagattga
- the CG45489 gene encoding uncharacterized protein, translating into MSQKKSNISHLVIQCIDAMGGFASKEMILKAVSKATDKKFWKMGRRIDDALDTLIVDGVIRKHNDNYYLNMLEETASDSHCNSGSDSDSDSD; encoded by the exons atgtcgcaaaaaaaatcgaatattaGCCACCTGGTGATCCAGTGCATCGACGCCATGGGTGGCTTTGCCTCCAAGGAGATGATCCTAAAAGCGGTGAGCAAAGCTACAGACAAGAAGTTCTGGAAAATGGGAAGGCGAATTGATGACGCCCTTGATACGCTAATCGTTGATGGTGTGATCCGCAAACATAACGACAactattatttaaacatgCTAGAGGAAACAGCAAGTGACAGTCACTGTAACAGTGGCAGTG attcagattcagattcagattga